In Alkalicoccobacillus plakortidis, the genomic stretch TTAATTGTTGCTCTGCTTGAGAAATGCCTTTTTGAATCGCTTGACGTACTTCGTGTTTTGGGAACTCTGATTCAGATGATTTTCTCAAAATATTCACTCCTCTCCAGCTGCTTTTTTAATTGTTTTTTTCCACGTCTCAAATGTGTTTTTACCGTATTCACTGGTATATTCATCGTTTCAGAGATTTGTTTAATTGGTAAATCATGATAATAAAAAAGAATAAGAACAGATTGGTAAGGTTCTTCAAGCTGATAAACAAGCTCTTTTAATGTTTGAGTTGATTGGGTAGGAACCGTTTTATAGTCTACACGTTTTAAAAGCTCCTTTTCATCAAAAGGAATCATGCGTTGTTTTTTCTTTACTATTTTGTAGCATTCGCGAATTAGAATTTTTGTCAGCCATGTTGAAAAATATTCAGGGTGTTTAAGCTGATGGATAGAAAGGTATGCTTGGCAAACCGCTTCCTGTATAGCATCCAGGGCATCATCTTTATTTTTCACATAGGAAAGTGCGGTGTAATACAATGTCTCTTCTACAGAGAAAAGAAGCGTCTCAAATGCTTGCTTATCTCCTGAAATTGCTCGTTTCACATCATCGATTGTATGCATCTCTTACCTCCCTTCATACATTAGAGAACACTGACGCTAAAAAAGTTTCAACAAAATAAAAATAGACAGTGAACACCATTCGATGTCCACTGCATTGTTTAGTTTAGGTTTGTATATCCAACATCTAAATCCGGTACGTGAAATTACCAAATATCCTACTCCAATCCTTCTCTCACAATAAACGAGATCTCAGAAGAAATTTCATAAGACTTAGATGGTTCTTGGTCTATGATAAAATCAGCAATTCCTGTCACTGAATATTCACCTACTGGCAAGCCCTCATTCTCGTTAAACTCTTTAAGAAATGACTGATAGTCGGCATCTGCTTCAGTTGACCCAGACGCACCTGAATACTGCTCTTGTAGAGGTTGATCTCGCACTAGATCTGTCGTTACATATGGTTCTGGCATTGGATAATCAACGGTGTATCCACGAAGATGTTCATAAAAAAGAAAGAAAAACGGTGAATAGGCGTGACCGATCGTTATGCTCTCTTCATCTCCTTCATACACAAGCTCTGCATAGATCTCAATAGGTTCCCCTACTTGATACTCTTCTTTTGTACTAACAAGACGATAACTAAAATCATCCTGCTGCTCTTCGCCAATTGGTTGTGCACCTGGGTATGGGCGATCTGGATCTGCCGGTTCATCACCTAATGTTACATCCGTTTGATTGCTACACCCTGCTACGCTAAAAATAAAAATAAGCATCAAAGACCTTTTCATCAGCATCCACTCCCTTGTAGAGATATGTAATCCCACCATACCATATTAAGGATAAAGCTAAAAACAGCCCTTAATATGCGGGCTGTTCTTAACATTACTTATTTAAGGTTTTGTCCATTTTGCTCGATGACTTCTTTGCCCGAGAAAAATTATCGTCTAGAATGAAAAGAATTGGCTGGAGATTCATCTTTCAATTCAAACTGATAGTGATCCGCGTCTACAAAATCGGGATCATCATAAATAGATTGTTCATCACTGCCCGTCAAATCCTGAAAAGCTTCTAGTGAGCTAACTTGCTCTCCTTGCCATATCCAAATTGGCTTTTTATTTGTTTCCTTATGGTATACGTTTTGAGTCAATGTGTTATCTATACTCTCTTCGTATTCGTT encodes the following:
- a CDS encoding sigma-70 family RNA polymerase sigma factor, whose translation is MHTIDDVKRAISGDKQAFETLLFSVEETLYYTALSYVKNKDDALDAIQEAVCQAYLSIHQLKHPEYFSTWLTKILIRECYKIVKKKQRMIPFDEKELLKRVDYKTVPTQSTQTLKELVYQLEEPYQSVLILFYYHDLPIKQISETMNIPVNTVKTHLRRGKKQLKKQLERSEYFEKII